The following are encoded together in the Populus trichocarpa isolate Nisqually-1 chromosome 5, P.trichocarpa_v4.1, whole genome shotgun sequence genome:
- the LOC7486604 gene encoding uncharacterized protein LOC7486604, producing MDSGNSGSMQSSSGGDEEYDSRPESLPAFLNASSQNFDPSLFSHHQPAAIFDPSPALFHAFSQSQSITNPNSSMLNLDMVHSRGLRSEHSCTRLGINLPDSLSSSQSAPLGAQGSSQALPSSMQLRSVHDNGVRSSSPSDQTHGVARNPKKRTRASRRAPTTVLTTDTSNFRQMVQEFTGIPAPPFTGSSFTRRLDLFGPGSGLRSGHLEPIGSLYPLRPSAQKVHHQQTPLLSSSSPSFFNNDIVDGTNIASTSTTANNNNTITTATTSTFNPSSVNYQLSAHLGLHKQPQNLLNMQNQMLSIHPLLQPPAPPFQSLANVPGLGAKSQASFPLPSFEELGMGHGDGHVNAHLGGLTSHVTTEGMRLSSDGDQDHNLRSLDGNYGNMKRVNSCKLNYSSASSSGFHHDKVLENVSSRGAEGTVDSWICPSEFRVGDH from the coding sequence ATGGATTCCGGTAACAGTGGCAGTATGCAATCCTCTAGTGGTGGTGATGAAGAGTATGACTCAAGACCAGAGTCACTCCCAGCTTTCTTGAATGCTTCTAGCCAAAACTTTGATCCTTCTCTTTTTTCACACCACCAACCAGCCGCTATTTTTGATCCTTCACCAGCTCTCTTCCATGCTTTCTCTCAATCTCAATCAATCACAAATCCCAATTCTTCTATGCTAAATCTGGACATGGTTCATTCACGAGGCCTGAGATCTGAGCACAGTTGCACTCGACTTGGTATCAACTTACCAGACTCATTATCATCAAGCCAATCGGCACCTCTGGGTGCTCAAGGATCAAGTCAAGCTCTACCTTCATCCATGCAATTGCGATCGGTTCATGATAATGGAGTGCGCTCTTCTTCACCGTCAGATCAAACACATGGGGTAGCCAGAAACCCCAAGAAAAGAACAAGGGCATCAAGAAGGGCACCCACTACAGTTCTCACGACAGACACGTCCAATTTCAGACAAATGGTGCAAGAATTCACAGGGATCCCAGCACCACCCTTTACAGGCTCATCGTTTACCCGTAGGCTCGATCTTTTTGGTCCTGGATCGGGATTGAGGTCTGGTCATTTGGAACCAATAGGGTCACTTTACCCTCTACGTCCCTCAGCTCAAAAGGTTCATCATCAGCAAACCCcacttttatcttcttcttctccttcattttTTAACAATGATATTGTGGATGGCACTAATATTGCTAGTACTAGTACTACTGCTAACAATAACAATACTATTACCACAGCCACAACTAGTACTTTCAATCCCAGTTCTGTTAACTACCAACTGTCTGCTCATTTAGGCCTACACAAACAACCTCAAAATCTGCTAAACATGCAAAATCAAATGCTTTCAATCCATCCACTTCTACAGCCTCCTGCTCCTCCTTTTCAATCTTTAGCTAATGTGCCTGGTTTAGGTGCAAAGTCTCAAGCAAGTTTTCCTTTACCTTCCTTTGAGGAATTGGGTATGGGCCATGGAGATGGACATGTTAATGCACATCTTGGTGGGCTAACAAGTCATGTAACAACAGAAGGGATGAGATTATCGAGTGATGGGGATCAAGATCATAACTTGAGGTCTTTGGACGGGAATTATGGCAATATGAAACGTGTTAATAGCTGCAAGTTGAATTACTCGTCAGCTTCTTCATCAGGTTTTCACCATGACAAGGTTTTAGAGAACGTTTCTTCAAGAGGTGCTGAAGGTACAGTTGATTCATGGATTTGTCCTTCAGAGTTCAGAGTAGGGGATCATTAA